GCTCGCGCGGATCTGGTTGAGCGGGCTGGGATCGTCCTCCAGCGCCCGCAGCGACTGCGGTAGTTCCTCGTAGAACAGCTTGCGGTAGTGCGGGTTCTCCGCGACGTACGGGTGGAGGTCCTCGGTCAGCCCGACCGCGTCCATCCAGCGGCGGAACACTTCCGTGTGCTTCGCCTCTTCGAAGCAGAACTGCGTCAGGTACATCTCGTCGCCGAAGCGGCCGGTCGCCGACATTGCCCGCATGAACGGCTGGATGTCCTCGGTGACGGCCTCTTCGCCGGCGATGAACTGCGCGACCAGGTACGTCGTGCTGCGTTTCTGCTCGTCGTTCAGCGTGTCCCAGCCCTCGCGCTCGTGGCTGAAGTCGATGTCGGCGGGGTTCCAGAACTTCTTGTTGCCCTTGACGAACAGCCGCAACGGGAACGAGTCCCAGTTCAGGCCACCCTTGCGCAGGGAGGAAAAACCGGTCCGCAGTTCCGAGAGCGTGTCGGTCATCGTTTCACTCCATTGTGGACGAATTGGCGGATGGCGGGTGCCAGCACGGCGGTGACGGCGTCGGCCGCCTCCGCCGCCGAATGCGTGGAGAGCACCAGGTGCGACAGGGAAAGCCGCACCGCGGTCTCCGCGAGCAGAGCGGCGGATTCGGCCGACAGGCCCGGTTCGAGCTCGCGGTACTGCTCGGCGGCGAGCTCGGCGGCCGCGCTGAGGATCGGCTCGCCCCTGGTCGTGAGCAGGGGTAGCAGGTCCTCGCCGGCTTCGGTGCCGAGCGCCGCCGCGACCAGGCGGTTCTCCCGCGCGTGCTCGATCGTGTAGACGACGGCGTGGTGGATGCCCGGAAGGAGCCCGTCCGCCGTTTCGAACCGCTGCCGGATCCCGTCGAGGAACTCCGACGCGGTGCGCAGCGCCACCGCCTGGGTCAGCGCCGCCTTGTTGCCGAACTCGTTGTAGACGGTCTGCCTGCTCACCCCGGCCTTGGCCGCCACGTCGGCCATCCGCAGTCCCGCGTAGCCGGCCTCCGGCAGCAGGTCCGCGGCGGCGTCGAGCAGGGATTCCCGGAGGGACGCCTTCGTCCGGTCGGTGAAGCTGGTCACACCCTCACCTTGACACAGATGTCTCCGCTGTCAAGACGCTGTACATGATCAGGTGACGTGTAAATCTGTCGGTGGTCCCGGCTACGGTGCTGGTGTGGGCATCACGGTGGGGTTCGACCTCGACATGACACTGATCGACGCGCGGCTGGGCATGGCCGCGGCGATGAACGCGCTCGGCGTCGAGTCCGGCCTGCCGCTGGACGGCGACGCGTTCGCGGCCAACCTCGGCCCGCCGCTGGACGACATCCTGCGCGGCTTCGAGGCGCCCGAGGAACGCATCCCCGGCCTCGTCGACCGGTTCCGCGCGCTGTACCCGGACATGGTCGTGCCGAGCACGGTCGCGCTGCCGGGCGCGGTCGAGTCCCTGCGGGCCGTACGCGAGGCGGGCGGGCGCACGCTGGTCGTCACCGGCAAGTACGGGCCCAACGCGCAGCTGCACGTCGACGCGCTCGGCCTGGAGGTCGACGAGGTCGTCGGCGAGCTGTGGTCGACGCGGAAGGCCGAGGCGCTCCTGGCGCACGACGCGCGCGTGTATGTCGGAGATCACGCCGGCGACATCCGCGGCGCGCTGGCCGCCAAGGCGATCGCGGTCGGCGTCACGACGGGCCCGTGTGACCGCACGCTCTTGCTGAGCGAAGGCGCCGAGGTGGTGTTCGACTCGCTGACGGAGTTCCCGGACTGGTTCGAGCGGACCTTCGCGGGGAGCGTGGTGCCCTAGCTCTTTTTCTTGCCCCTGGCCTCGAAGACCAGCGCGAGCAGGCCGAGCAAAAGCCCCAGCGGGGTGACGACACCGGCGCCGACGGAGAGCCAGATCGGCAGGTTCTCCAGACCGGCGGCGAACATGATGAACACGGCGAGCACGGCCAGCATGCCGATGCCGAACAAGCCGATGCCGAGGCGCATCAGGAACGGTTTGCCGGGGGCGGACACGGTGCCCTCCTTCGTCGCCTTACTCATGACGGAGAGGGTATCCGGCGGTATCGATCCGACTGGAAGCAGGCCGACCCCCAGCGGTGAGAAACCGCTGGTACGAGCGCCATCGGCCGTGGCTGAGGTCGGATCGGCACCGAACGGCAGAGTATCGACTTCTCTCCGGGGCAGGTGGCGAGATACCCTTTCAGGAGCGCGCCCTGGGTACGCCCCCGGGCGCGTTCGTCGTGAGCGGACAGCAGAAGGACTGGTGAGGGAAGTGCCGACCGGCAAGGTCAAGTGGTACGACGCGGAGAAGGGCTTCGGGTTCGTCACGCAGGATGACGGTGGCGCCGACGTCTACATTCGCAAGGCCGCGCTGCCGCAGGGCGTCGAGGGGCTCAAGGCCGGGCAGCGGCTCGAGTTCGGCGTCGCCGACGGCCGCCGCGGGCCGCAGGCGCTCTCCGTCCGGCTGATCGACGCGCCGCCGTCCGTCGTCGAGGCGCGCCGTCGCCCGGCGGAGGAACTGCACGGCCTGATCGAGGACATGATCAAGCTCCTCGAGCTGAAGGTGCAGCCGGACCTGCGGCGCAACCGCTACCCGGACCGCAAGCACACCAAGCAGATCGGCGAGATCATGCGCGCGGTGGCCCGGGACATCGATCCTTAGGCCTCCAGCCGGAGACCCCACACGTCGCTGGGCAGCAGGCCCGATTCGCCGGTGTTCGAGTTCAGCACGGCGGTGTAGCGCTGCACGTCGACCGCCGAAATGCGGTCCGCGGGCGTCGGCGGCGTGACCGTGTAGGCGTAGCGGTCCAGCGAGGTGAACGGGATCGGGTCGCTCTGCTTGAACTCGCCCTGCGGGGTCACGTACTCGTAGACGATCTGCCACGGCGCGTCCGCGACCTCGCCGGGCACCGAGATCTGCACGGGCTTGCCCGGGCGGACCTTCAGCGTCTTCGTGTCGCCCTTGGCGCTGCACGGCTGCGCGAGCTGCTGGGAGTAGTCGCACGACAGCACCGGCGTGGTGTTGATCGTGTGACCGTCGGCGTAGAAGGTGACCTCGGCCGGGCCGGGCGCCGAGCAGCCGGCCACCGCGAACCCACCGGCCGCAAGCAGGGCCACCACCCGGGAACGTCGCATGGGCTCAGACCCTACCGGCGGGCCGACGGGTCCCTGGGCAGGCCCTGGGCGGGGAAGCTGCCGGTCGGCTCGGGGCGCAGCGGCCGGTCGCCGCCGAGGCCCGGCACCAGCGAACCGCCGCGGCGCACCAGGTACGTCTGGGTCGTCCCGACCGCCAGCAGCACGGTGATCACGAGGAAGCCGATCCAGTACGTCGGCGGCAGGAGCAGGCCGACCGCGCCGCCGAGGCACCAGGCCAGCTGCAGCACGGTTTCCGAGCGGCCGAACGCCGACGCGCGCGACTCCTCGGGCAGGTCGGTCTGGATGACGGCGTCGAGGCTGATCTTCGCCAGCGCGCTGGCCGTCGCGCCGACCAGGCCGACGATCGCGGCCGTGGCCAGGCCGGGCAGGATCGTCGCGACCAGCGCGGCCAGCACGCAGCCCGCCACGCACCCGACGATCACCTGGTCCGGGTTGCCGAAGTGCAGGCGCGAGCCCAGCGCGTTGCCGAGGAACCCGCCGGCCCCCGCGGCGGCGCCGATCACGCCGAGCAGCAGCAGCTGCATGAACGGCGTCTGCCCGCTGCCTTCGGTCTGGGCCTTCACCGCGAACGCGGCGAACATCATGAGGAAGCCGGTGAGCACGCGCACCGAGCCGTTGCCCCACAGCGCGACGACGATCTGGCGCCCCATCGGCTGGCGCCGCTTCTTCTCCGTCGGGTGCGCCGAGAGCGACGTCGGCACCTCGCCCTCGGTCGCCTCGACCCAGGCCGGGATCCGCATCGACTGCACGGCGGCGGCGACGCAGATCAGCGCGGTGAACCAGAGCGCGCCCGCCGAGCCGGAGATCGCGTTGATGCCGCTGGCCACCGCGCCGAACGCGCCCGCGGCGACCAGGCCGAACGTCGTCAGCCGGGCGTTGGTCTTGGAGAGCGTGATCTCCGACGGCAGCACCCGGGGTGTCACCGCGGCCTTCAGCACGGTGAACGATTTCGAGAGCACCATCATCCCGAGCGCGGCGGGGTAGAGCAGCCAGTCGTCGAAGTGCAGCGCCATCACGACGGCCATCAGCCCCTGGCCGACCGAAGACGCGCACATCGCGAGCCGCCGTCCGCGCTGCACCTTGTCGAGCGCGGGGCCGATCACCGGCGCGACCAGCGCGAACGGCGCGATCGTGATCAGCAGGTAGAGCGCGACCTTGCCCTTGCTCTCGCCGCTGGTCGCGGCGAAGAACAGGGTGTTGGCCAGCGCGATCGCCATCGCCGCGTCGCTGGCGTAGTTCAGCATCACGGCGTAGGTCAGCGAGGTGAGGCCCGACTTCTCGGCGCCGTCGGCCTTCGTCGCGCGCTGGAAGGCGCCGACGGCCTGGCCGGTCAGCTGCCGGCTGCGCATCGCCGCGACCCGCGTGACGGTGATCTTCTTCGGCAGCTTCGGTGTGCCGCCCGGCGTCAGCGGCTCTTCGCGCGGCGGCAGCGGTTCCGGCTCGGGCGGCCGTGGCTCGCCCGCGTAGCCGCCGGTGTCGTAGTGCTCGTACTCACCGCTGCCGGGACGACGTTCGCCCTGGTAGAAGCCGGGCTGCTCGCGCCGGACCGGCTCGGTGCGGTTCGGGTCGTACGGCCGGGCGCCACGCGGGGGCGGCGGCCGGTGCCCCATCGGCGCGGCG
The window above is part of the Amycolatopsis camponoti genome. Proteins encoded here:
- a CDS encoding cold-shock protein; translated protein: MPTGKVKWYDAEKGFGFVTQDDGGADVYIRKAALPQGVEGLKAGQRLEFGVADGRRGPQALSVRLIDAPPSVVEARRRPAEELHGLIEDMIKLLELKVQPDLRRNRYPDRKHTKQIGEIMRAVARDIDP
- a CDS encoding HAD family hydrolase, producing MGITVGFDLDMTLIDARLGMAAAMNALGVESGLPLDGDAFAANLGPPLDDILRGFEAPEERIPGLVDRFRALYPDMVVPSTVALPGAVESLRAVREAGGRTLVVTGKYGPNAQLHVDALGLEVDEVVGELWSTRKAEALLAHDARVYVGDHAGDIRGALAAKAIAVGVTTGPCDRTLLLSEGAEVVFDSLTEFPDWFERTFAGSVVP
- a CDS encoding DUF2771 family protein, which translates into the protein MRRSRVVALLAAGGFAVAGCSAPGPAEVTFYADGHTINTTPVLSCDYSQQLAQPCSAKGDTKTLKVRPGKPVQISVPGEVADAPWQIVYEYVTPQGEFKQSDPIPFTSLDRYAYTVTPPTPADRISAVDVQRYTAVLNSNTGESGLLPSDVWGLRLEA
- a CDS encoding R2-like ligand-binding oxidase; the encoded protein is MTDTLSELRTGFSSLRKGGLNWDSFPLRLFVKGNKKFWNPADIDFSHEREGWDTLNDEQKRSTTYLVAQFIAGEEAVTEDIQPFMRAMSATGRFGDEMYLTQFCFEEAKHTEVFRRWMDAVGLTEDLHPYVAENPHYRKLFYEELPQSLRALEDDPSPLNQIRASVTYNHVIEGSLALTGYYSWQLICTQNDILPGMQELVRRIGDDERRHMAWGTFTCRRHVAADDSLWDAVQQRMGELLPHALNMIQWVQDQFEEVPFDNDPEEIIRYAADRAQRRLGAIESARGMPVEQIDLDYSPEHLEDTFGEEDAKAIAEAAAAVS
- a CDS encoding MFS transporter, which encodes MALFGSRSDGSGSQQRGRKPKRRWTPEPGAAQAKPWREAVAEHTRAEHRSAPPPTRVERPVPPPPPPPRGGYYGDPVPNANEAPTAAAPMGHRPPPPRGARPYDPNRTEPVRREQPGFYQGERRPGSGEYEHYDTGGYAGEPRPPEPEPLPPREEPLTPGGTPKLPKKITVTRVAAMRSRQLTGQAVGAFQRATKADGAEKSGLTSLTYAVMLNYASDAAMAIALANTLFFAATSGESKGKVALYLLITIAPFALVAPVIGPALDKVQRGRRLAMCASSVGQGLMAVVMALHFDDWLLYPAALGMMVLSKSFTVLKAAVTPRVLPSEITLSKTNARLTTFGLVAAGAFGAVASGINAISGSAGALWFTALICVAAAVQSMRIPAWVEATEGEVPTSLSAHPTEKKRRQPMGRQIVVALWGNGSVRVLTGFLMMFAAFAVKAQTEGSGQTPFMQLLLLGVIGAAAGAGGFLGNALGSRLHFGNPDQVIVGCVAGCVLAALVATILPGLATAAIVGLVGATASALAKISLDAVIQTDLPEESRASAFGRSETVLQLAWCLGGAVGLLLPPTYWIGFLVITVLLAVGTTQTYLVRRGGSLVPGLGGDRPLRPEPTGSFPAQGLPRDPSARR
- a CDS encoding TetR/AcrR family transcriptional regulator, with the translated sequence MTSFTDRTKASLRESLLDAAADLLPEAGYAGLRMADVAAKAGVSRQTVYNEFGNKAALTQAVALRTASEFLDGIRQRFETADGLLPGIHHAVVYTIEHARENRLVAAALGTEAGEDLLPLLTTRGEPILSAAAELAAEQYRELEPGLSAESAALLAETAVRLSLSHLVLSTHSAAEAADAVTAVLAPAIRQFVHNGVKR